The following is a genomic window from Geoalkalibacter halelectricus.
AGGGGGTTGCCGAGGGACTCGCGCAGGGCCTCGGGCGATCCGTAGCGGCCGACGAACTGCGCGCCCTGGCGAAGGCCATCTTCCTGCCCGCTCTGGGCGAGGGTGCTTAGGGCCAGCAGCGCCGCCAGGCTAGTCGCTCCGGCCCGCCACCATCTTCGCGATGGCCTCTTCATAGCTTGCTCCCCGCGTGACCAGCGCCTCGATGGCGGCCACTTCGCTCGCCGTGGTGGTGTAGGCGTAGTAGGAAAAGGGGTCCACCACCAGCCGTCCCACGCCCACCCCGAAGGGCGTGTCCATGAAGATCTCGGTGTAGCGCGGCTTCTTGCTCTTGACCCCCTTGAGCAGATCCAGGGTGAAGGGGTCGTAGTCGATGAGGCGCCGCTCGGCGGCCTTGGCGATGTCGTCGGATTCCAGGAAGAAGCGAAAGGCGCTGTTGGCCCAGATCACCTCGCCCGCATCACCGAAGCGCGTGATGTCGAGCGCCGACTGGGTGATGATGGTGAAGGAGCCGCCGTACTTGCGCGCCCGCCGGTAGCCCTCCTCGATGACCTGGGCGATGCCGCTCGCCTCGCGCAGAAACCGCCAGGCCTCATCGAAGATCACGAAGCGCGGCGTCGTGCGATCCGAGAGATAGAGATCCTTGGTCACGTCGTTGACCACCTGCAGGGTCACCACCCGAAACAGCTCGCTGATGCCGGCCAGCTCCTCCAACTCCAGCACCACGAACTCATCGCTTGAGATGTCGAAGGTCGAGGGGCCGTTGAAAAAGCGCCCGTAGGGACCGGCGCTGGTGAAGGCGGCCAGGTTGAAGGCCAGGCGCTCGGCCGCCTCGCGGATCTCGCCCTGCTCCTTGCCGTGCAGGCGCGCCTCGGAGAGATAGGCGTGCACGGTGTTGATCTCGGCCTGCGGGCCTTGTTGCTCGTAGGCCCAGCGCACGGCGTTCTTGATCAGGGTCATCTCGATCTCCGAGGGGCGCGTGGCGGTGCCGCTGAAGGCCATCTGCGCGATGATCGGCGCGATCACCGGGATGTCGTTGACCTCGTCGACCACGTTGGTGAAGGGGTTGAGACAGGGCATGTCGGCGCCGGAAAAGGCCAGAAAGCGCGCGCCGTACATCTTGGTGGCCTTCTGGTAGCTGCGGCCGATGTCGATGATGCGGATCTTGGCGCCGGTGGCGTAGTAGTTGCCCACCAGGTAGTTGACGAAAAAGCTCTTGCCCCCGCCGCTGCCCGCCGAGACCAGGGCGTTGTGGTTGTTGGCCTGGGCGTCGAAGAGATCAAGGCCGCAGATCTGCCCCTTGCGCCCGGCGAACAGCAGCACCGGGCTGCCCGACCCGGAAAAATCCCCCTGGATGGGGCTGATGAGGGAGATCGCCTCGGTCTGGGCGATATGGTCGCGGGCGATGACGGCGAGGTTGTTGCCGCTGTGATAGAGCCCGAAGGGCAGGCTCGCGACAAAGAGCACCGGCAGGATGCCGCGCTCCTCCTGCATGACGTAGCCCTGGCCCTCCCAGAGCCTGCGCGCGCGGGTGAGGGCGCAGGCCGCCTGCTCCTCGTCGCGCCCGATCACCCAGAAGGCGGGCACCACGCGCAAAAAGAGCTTTTGCTTCTCCAACTCGTCGGTGGCCCAGAAAAACTCCTCCTTCTGACGGTTGAGCCCCATGCTGAAGCTGTTGGGCTTCTGGTCCTTCTGCAAGAGCGTGAAGTTGCACTTGGTGTGCAGGCTCTTGGCCTGGTTCTCCAAGAGGATGTTGAGGCAGTAGAGAAAGGGCGTGGTGATCTGCTCGGCGTCGGAGATCACCCCCTCAATGCCGCCGAAGCTTCTGTGGGTGCGCAGGGCATCG
Proteins encoded in this region:
- a CDS encoding TraC family protein → MGLFTLLFGQGGGLTQEHLARQCRRESFSDYLPYLAYDEDSQIYHNSDGTLGMIWECRPLNFAPQSAYTTLEGLFRAGFPEGAVFQFILHADPHVTPVLERHLKTKTRQNPLLNRIGENFTAFLHEGRLGLEQMSEIPLRQFRLFFAAKAPAGARDFRPREAALMLEENLFGARLYPRPLKPVELVGWLRRLLNDEPGANADSYDERLPIRKQVILAETAIAKEFAQLRVGSQRLRCLTPKTFPTWVDALRTHRSFGGIEGVISDAEQITTPFLYCLNILLENQAKSLHTKCNFTLLQKDQKPNSFSMGLNRQKEEFFWATDELEKQKLFLRVVPAFWVIGRDEEQAACALTRARRLWEGQGYVMQEERGILPVLFVASLPFGLYHSGNNLAVIARDHIAQTEAISLISPIQGDFSGSGSPVLLFAGRKGQICGLDLFDAQANNHNALVSAGSGGGKSFFVNYLVGNYYATGAKIRIIDIGRSYQKATKMYGARFLAFSGADMPCLNPFTNVVDEVNDIPVIAPIIAQMAFSGTATRPSEIEMTLIKNAVRWAYEQQGPQAEINTVHAYLSEARLHGKEQGEIREAAERLAFNLAAFTSAGPYGRFFNGPSTFDISSDEFVVLELEELAGISELFRVVTLQVVNDVTKDLYLSDRTTPRFVIFDEAWRFLREASGIAQVIEEGYRRARKYGGSFTIITQSALDITRFGDAGEVIWANSAFRFFLESDDIAKAAERRLIDYDPFTLDLLKGVKSKKPRYTEIFMDTPFGVGVGRLVVDPFSYYAYTTTASEVAAIEALVTRGASYEEAIAKMVAGRSD